One Mycolicibacterium pulveris genomic region harbors:
- a CDS encoding TetR/AcrR family transcriptional regulator, translating to MSDLANTAARRGAPPGNGDGLNRRGNRLPRDERRGQLLAAASEVFVYRGYHAAGMDEIADRAGVSKPVLYQHFSSKLELYLAVLQRHVENLVSGVRQALRTTTDNRQRVRAAVQAFFDFIEHDGQGYRLIFENDYVTEPQVAAQVKVATEACTDAVFDLISHDSGLEPHRARMIAVGLVAISVDSARYWLNNDRPISKEDAVEGTVQFIWGGLSHVPLTRS from the coding sequence ATGAGCGATCTCGCGAACACCGCCGCGAGGAGGGGCGCGCCGCCGGGGAACGGTGACGGCTTGAACCGGCGCGGCAACAGGCTGCCTCGTGATGAACGTCGCGGGCAGTTGCTCGCTGCGGCAAGCGAAGTCTTCGTCTACCGCGGCTATCACGCGGCAGGCATGGATGAGATCGCCGATCGTGCCGGTGTAAGCAAACCGGTTCTCTACCAACACTTTTCATCGAAGCTGGAGCTTTACCTCGCGGTGCTGCAGCGGCACGTGGAGAACCTGGTTTCCGGTGTGCGCCAGGCGTTGCGCACCACCACCGACAACCGCCAGCGGGTGCGCGCCGCCGTGCAGGCGTTCTTCGACTTCATCGAGCACGACGGGCAGGGCTACCGGCTGATCTTCGAGAACGACTACGTCACCGAACCGCAGGTCGCCGCGCAGGTGAAGGTCGCCACCGAAGCCTGCACGGACGCGGTGTTCGACCTGATCAGCCACGATTCCGGGCTGGAGCCGCATCGGGCCAGGATGATCGCGGTCGGCCTGGTCGCCATCAGCGTCGACTCGGCGCGCTACTGGCTGAACAACGACCGCCCGATCTCCAAGGAAGACGCCGTGGAGGGCACCGTCCAGTTCATCTGGGGCGGCCTGTCACACGTGCCGCTCACCCGGTCTTAG
- a CDS encoding DUF3107 domain-containing protein, producing the protein MEVKIGVMDSPRELVFNSAQTPSEVEKVITDALDRQSGLLALTDEKGRRFLVQTSKIAYVEIGAADVRRVGFGVGIEPAKTG; encoded by the coding sequence GTGGAGGTCAAGATCGGTGTCATGGACAGCCCGCGTGAGCTGGTCTTCAACAGCGCGCAGACGCCCAGCGAGGTGGAGAAGGTGATCACCGACGCGCTGGACCGGCAGTCGGGCCTGCTGGCCCTCACCGACGAGAAGGGCCGCCGTTTTCTCGTGCAGACCAGCAAGATCGCCTACGTGGAGATCGGCGCGGCCGACGTGCGCCGCGTCGGGTTCGGGGTCGGAATCGAGCCCGCTAAGACCGGGTGA
- a CDS encoding ferritin-like fold-containing protein codes for MNSTPPSEHRSTSVTSGVSPDHPGVNELFALLAYGELAAFYRLTDEARMAPNLRGRINMAIMAAAEMNHYLVLRDALERRGVDVVPAMTKYASALENYHRLTTPSTWLEALVKTYIGDALAADFYLEIADALPDEVADVVRQVLSETGHSQFVVAEVQSAVTASDKQRHRLALWSRRLLGEAITQAQFVLADHDELVDLVMASGEGLTQMTEFFDRLQRTHASRMQELGLA; via the coding sequence ATGAATTCCACGCCGCCATCCGAGCACAGGTCCACCTCGGTGACGTCAGGCGTGTCACCCGATCATCCCGGGGTGAACGAACTGTTCGCACTGCTGGCCTATGGAGAGCTCGCCGCGTTCTACCGGCTCACCGACGAGGCCAGGATGGCGCCCAACCTGCGCGGCCGGATCAACATGGCGATCATGGCCGCCGCCGAGATGAACCACTACTTGGTGCTTCGAGATGCGTTGGAGCGCAGGGGAGTCGACGTGGTGCCCGCGATGACGAAGTACGCGTCGGCGCTGGAGAACTACCACCGGTTGACCACGCCGAGCACCTGGCTGGAGGCGCTCGTGAAGACCTACATCGGCGACGCGCTGGCCGCAGACTTTTACCTGGAGATCGCCGACGCGCTACCCGATGAGGTCGCCGATGTGGTGCGCCAGGTGCTGTCCGAAACCGGGCACTCCCAGTTCGTCGTCGCCGAGGTGCAGTCCGCGGTGACCGCCAGCGACAAGCAGCGCCACCGGCTGGCGCTGTGGTCGCGCCGGCTGCTCGGCGAGGCGATCACGCAGGCGCAGTTTGTGCTGGCCGATCACGATGAGCTGGTCGACCTGGTGATGGCCAGCGGCGAGGGCCTGACCCAGATGACCGAGTTCTTCGACCGGCTGCAGCGCACCCATGCCTCCCGGATGCAGGAGCTGGGCCTGGCCTGA
- a CDS encoding DEAD/DEAH box helicase: MTHLNKTFAELGVRDEIVRALREDGKEHPFAIQELTMPLALAGDDLIGQARTGMGKTLAFGVPLLQRITTDSDRPLTGIPRALVVVPTRELCLQVSNDLALAAKHLRVGDRKLTVTSIYGGRPYEPQIEALQKGVDVVVGTPGRLLDLAQQGHLQLGGLSVLVLDEADEMLDLGFLPDIERILRQIPDKRQAMLFSATMPDPIITLARTFMTQPTHIRAEAPHSAAIHDTTEQFVYRAHALDKVELVSRVLQAEGRGATMIFTRTKRTAQKVADELAERGFSVGAVHGDLGQGAREKALKAFRTGEIDVLVATDVAARGIDIDDVTHVINYQIPEDEQAYVHRIGRTGRAGKTGVAVTLVDWDELPRWEMIDKALGLGCPDPAETYSSSPHLYEELGIPADAGGRVGAAAKPKARRAPADRSTDRPARTRNRTRRRTRGGKPVTGPPASTTTEQASPDGEAPAADETAKPRRRRRRRRSPKAPASAS, encoded by the coding sequence ATGACGCATCTCAACAAAACATTTGCTGAACTCGGAGTTCGTGACGAAATCGTCCGTGCACTCCGCGAGGACGGCAAGGAACATCCGTTTGCTATCCAAGAACTGACAATGCCGCTCGCGCTCGCGGGTGACGATCTCATCGGTCAGGCCCGCACCGGGATGGGCAAAACCCTCGCGTTCGGGGTGCCGCTGCTGCAGCGCATCACCACCGATTCCGACCGGCCGCTGACCGGTATTCCCCGCGCGCTGGTCGTCGTCCCGACCCGCGAGCTGTGCCTGCAGGTCTCCAACGACCTGGCCCTGGCCGCCAAACACCTGCGGGTGGGCGACCGCAAGCTGACCGTCACCTCGATCTACGGCGGACGCCCGTACGAGCCGCAGATCGAGGCGCTGCAAAAGGGCGTCGACGTCGTCGTCGGCACCCCCGGCCGGCTCCTCGACCTGGCCCAGCAGGGTCATCTGCAACTGGGCGGGCTGTCGGTACTAGTGCTCGATGAGGCCGACGAGATGCTCGATCTGGGCTTCCTGCCCGACATCGAGCGGATTCTCCGGCAGATCCCCGACAAGCGGCAGGCGATGCTGTTCTCGGCGACGATGCCCGACCCGATCATCACGCTGGCCCGCACGTTCATGACCCAGCCGACCCACATCCGGGCCGAGGCCCCGCATTCGGCGGCCATCCACGACACCACCGAGCAGTTCGTCTATCGTGCCCATGCGCTGGACAAAGTGGAGCTGGTCAGCCGGGTGCTGCAGGCCGAAGGCCGCGGCGCCACGATGATCTTCACCCGCACCAAGCGCACCGCCCAGAAAGTCGCCGACGAACTCGCCGAGCGTGGTTTCAGCGTCGGCGCGGTGCACGGCGACCTCGGTCAGGGCGCCCGGGAGAAGGCGCTCAAGGCGTTCCGCACCGGCGAGATCGACGTGCTGGTGGCGACCGACGTCGCCGCCCGCGGGATCGACATCGACGACGTCACCCACGTGATCAACTACCAGATTCCCGAGGATGAGCAGGCCTACGTGCACCGCATCGGGCGCACCGGTCGGGCGGGGAAGACCGGCGTCGCGGTGACCCTGGTGGACTGGGATGAGCTGCCCCGCTGGGAGATGATCGACAAGGCGCTGGGGTTGGGTTGCCCCGACCCGGCCGAGACCTACTCCAGTTCGCCGCACTTGTACGAGGAGCTGGGCATCCCGGCCGACGCCGGCGGCCGCGTCGGCGCGGCAGCCAAACCCAAGGCGAGGCGGGCGCCGGCCGACAGGTCCACCGACCGCCCCGCGCGCACCCGCAACCGCACGCGGCGTCGGACCCGGGGCGGCAAGCCGGTGACCGGGCCTCCCGCGTCGACGACTACCGAGCAGGCCAGCCCCGACGGCGAGGCCCCCGCGGCCGACGAGACCGCCAAACCCCGGCGTCGCCGTCGTCGCCGCCGGTCGCCTAAGGCGCCTGCCAGCGCCTCTTAG
- a CDS encoding Rv3212 family protein, whose translation MVRPERRTKADVAAALAIAVVVAVVAVLVWWHSDARATISRPAAEPVPKLTPARDVPAALRQLWTAPSPKTDTPLVVAGSVVTGDGNLVEGRAPATGDVLWSYARDLPLCGVTSVYEYAVAVYPDGRGCGQVSTIDAGTGGRGPARTGYADPEVTLSSDGTTVLSVGDTRLELWRSDMVRMLSYGAIDAPIKPDIPVLPLCRLVSAAASSSAVSVLEACPHEPDLRLTLLRPSDEEDTPELKYVPLEGVAEDSGARVIAVADTTTAVYLPGPKPTVDIIDETGSTIASTELASPPAPDATMSRVGDLITWWTGDSVMVFSANGLRYKYSIAPAGPAAPLGPATVMAGRLLVPVTGGYDVFDSATGQGERHIAVSRPTVSAPVVPAVAGSLVMEQRGDELVALGP comes from the coding sequence ATGGTCAGACCCGAACGCCGCACCAAGGCCGATGTGGCGGCGGCCCTGGCGATTGCCGTGGTGGTGGCCGTCGTCGCAGTGTTGGTCTGGTGGCACAGCGACGCGCGCGCCACGATCAGCAGGCCCGCCGCCGAGCCCGTGCCCAAGCTCACCCCCGCCAGGGACGTGCCTGCGGCGTTACGGCAGCTGTGGACGGCGCCCAGCCCGAAGACCGACACGCCGCTGGTGGTCGCGGGCAGCGTGGTCACCGGGGACGGCAACCTCGTGGAGGGCCGCGCCCCCGCGACCGGCGACGTGTTGTGGAGTTACGCCCGCGACCTGCCGCTGTGCGGGGTGACGTCCGTATACGAGTACGCGGTGGCGGTGTATCCCGACGGCCGCGGGTGCGGCCAGGTCAGCACGATCGACGCCGGCACCGGTGGGCGCGGCCCGGCCCGCACCGGCTACGCCGATCCCGAGGTGACGCTGTCGTCGGACGGCACCACGGTGCTGTCGGTCGGCGACACCCGACTCGAGCTGTGGCGCTCGGACATGGTCAGGATGCTCAGCTACGGGGCGATCGACGCCCCCATCAAACCCGACATCCCGGTGCTGCCGTTGTGCCGGCTTGTGTCCGCGGCGGCCAGCTCGAGCGCGGTATCGGTGCTGGAAGCCTGCCCGCACGAACCGGACCTGCGGCTGACCCTGTTGCGGCCCTCCGACGAGGAGGACACCCCGGAGTTGAAGTACGTGCCGTTGGAGGGTGTTGCCGAGGACTCGGGCGCGCGGGTCATCGCCGTCGCCGACACCACGACCGCGGTGTACCTGCCCGGTCCGAAGCCGACGGTGGACATCATCGACGAGACGGGCTCCACCATCGCCAGCACGGAGCTGGCCAGCCCGCCGGCGCCCGACGCGACGATGTCGCGTGTCGGTGACCTGATCACGTGGTGGACCGGCGACAGCGTAATGGTGTTCTCCGCCAACGGACTTCGCTACAAGTATTCGATCGCGCCCGCGGGCCCGGCCGCTCCGCTGGGGCCGGCCACGGTGATGGCCGGCCGGTTGCTGGTGCCGGTCACCGGAGGCTACGACGTGTTCGACTCGGCCACCGGGCAGGGCGAGCGTCATATCGCCGTGTCCCGGCCGACGGTGTCAGCGCCCGTCGTTCCGGCGGTCGCGGGTTCGCTGGTGATGGAGCAGCGCGGCGACGAGCTGGTCGCGCTGGGCCCCTGA
- a CDS encoding ParA family protein → MGSVTRVLAVANQKGGVAKTTTVASLGAAMVERGKRVLLVDLDPQGCLTFSLGHDPDKLAVSIHEVLLGEVEPDAALVDTAEGMTLLPANIDLAGAEAMLLMRAGREYALKRSLAKLGDQFDVVIIDCPPSLGVLTLNGLTAADDVIVPLQCEMLAHRGVGQFLRTITDVQQITNADLRLLGALPTLYDSRTTHSRDVLLDIADRYDLPVLAPPIPRTVRFAEASASGSSVLASRKNKGSHAYRELADALLKYWKNGKQLPTFAPEL, encoded by the coding sequence ATGGGCAGTGTGACGCGGGTTCTTGCGGTCGCAAACCAAAAAGGTGGCGTGGCCAAGACGACGACGGTCGCGTCCTTGGGCGCGGCGATGGTCGAGCGGGGCAAGCGGGTACTGCTGGTCGATCTTGACCCGCAGGGTTGTCTGACGTTCTCGCTCGGGCACGACCCCGACAAGTTGGCGGTCTCGATCCACGAGGTGCTGCTCGGAGAGGTGGAACCCGACGCGGCGCTGGTCGACACCGCCGAGGGGATGACCCTGCTGCCCGCCAACATCGACCTGGCCGGCGCCGAGGCGATGCTGCTGATGAGGGCCGGCCGGGAGTACGCGCTCAAACGTTCGCTGGCCAAGCTGGGCGACCAATTCGACGTGGTGATCATCGATTGTCCGCCGTCGCTGGGCGTGCTGACCCTGAACGGGCTGACCGCCGCCGACGACGTGATCGTGCCGCTGCAGTGCGAAATGCTTGCGCACCGCGGCGTCGGCCAGTTCCTGCGCACCATCACCGACGTCCAGCAGATCACCAACGCCGACCTTCGGCTGCTGGGCGCGTTGCCGACGCTGTATGACTCGCGCACCACGCACAGCCGCGACGTGTTGCTCGACATCGCCGACCGATACGACCTGCCCGTGCTGGCGCCGCCGATTCCGCGCACGGTGCGGTTCGCCGAGGCCTCGGCCTCGGGCTCCTCGGTGCTGGCCAGCCGGAAGAACAAGGGCTCGCACGCGTATCGCGAGCTGGCCGACGCGCTGCTGAAGTACTGGAAGAACGGCAAACAGCTGCCGACCTTCGCCCCCGAGCTCTAA